In the Sandaracinus amylolyticus genome, CGTCCTCGCGCGGCGTGCTCGAGAGCTTCTCGAGCTCGTCGTCGGGGAGCGCACCGATCTCGCCGATCGCGTGCCCGCGCGACACCGCCTCGCGCAGCAGCGTGAGCCGGCGGATCTCGCCGCTCGAGTAGCGCCGCACGTTGCCCTGCGTGCGCTCGGGCCGCACCGCGCCGTAGCGCCGCTCCCACACCCGGATCGTGTCCGCGGTGAGCCCCGTCAGGCGTGTCACCACGCGCATCGGGTACGTCGCGGCACCTTCGCGATCCTCGTTGCTCACCGGCCTCAGGCGACGTCCGTCACGGCTCGACACGTGCCCTCCTCGATCTCGCGCGCGCCTCGCGCACGCGCGCGACGCTGGGGTCGCTCCCACCGGCTCGTCGAGGGGAATTCGACGACGAAGAAGACCCCTTTACACGCGCCGAGGGTCGCCCCACGGATTGTCGTAGGTCTCTCTCCCAACGTGCCATCCCAACGCAGTGCTCCGTGAGTGAGCTCCGTCGCCGCGCTCGCAAACCCTTCCGAGCGCGGCGGCGGAGCTCTGTTTTTTCGCCTGCGCGTCGCGATCCATAGTCGGCTCACCATGAGCCGACTCCGCGTGCTCGCTGCGATGCTGCTGATGGCGTGTGATCCAGGTCCAGCGCCCGCGTCGATCGGGCTCACGTGCGCGATGCTCGACGAGGCACCGACGTTGGTCGATCTCGATCTGCGCTTCGCGACCGCCGACGACGCGCGCGACTACCTCGAGCACGGCTCGGGCGAGACGCCACGCGAGCACCTGATCGTCGCGACCGACGGACCTTCGATCGCGACCCTGCCGCTCGAGGTCCGCGACGACCTCACGTACTGCGTGAGCGACGAGCTCGGCGCGTCGCGCGACGCCGTGATCGCGGCGACCGAGCGCGCGGCCGCGATGTGGGCATCGGTCGCGGACGTCCGCTTCCGCTTCGTCACACCCGCGCGCTGCGCGGAGCGCGGCGTCGACGCGCACCTCGTGATCATCCCCGAGTGCGGCGCGTCGCGCGTCGTCGCGAACGCGATGTTGCCGTGGCGCTCGGGGCGCGAGGGCCAGGAGCTCGCGATCAACACCTGCTACTGGGATCACGACGCGATCATCGCGAGCGAGGACGCGCTCGCGCGCACGTTGCTGCACGAGCTCGGGCACGTGCTCGGCCTCGTGCACGCGTGGAACACCGCGGACTACGTCGGCCCGTGCGAGTGCGCGAGCTCGACGTCGTTCCTCGCGCTCGCGCCCTACGATCCCGCGTCGATCATGAACTACCCGGACTGCGGCGCGACGTGGTCGCTCTTCGATCCGCCCGCGCTGAGCGACGCGGATCGAGCTGGCGCCGAGGAGCTCTACTGCGCTCCCGGTGCCGGCCCGCCTCCCTGTGATTGATCAGGCTTGGGCGACCGCGGCTTCGACGACCTGCACCTCGACCAGCAGATCGCCCGCCTTGAGCGCGTCGTCCTTCGCGACCGCGACGCGCTTCACGACGCCACTCACCGGCGACGCGACCACGGTCTCCATCTTCATCGCCGAGAGCACGACGAGGGGATCGCCCTTCGCGATCTTCGCGCCCGCGGTCACGCGCACGTCGACCACCGAGCCCGGCATCGGCGCGCCGACCGATCCCGGATCGCTCGTGCTCGCGCGCTCGCGCTGCTTGGTCGCGGTCTTCGCCGAACGATCGACGACGCTGATCGCGCGCGGCTGACCGTTGAGCTCGAAGAACACGCGGCGATTGCCCTCGTCGTCGAGCTCGCCCACCGCGCGCAGCACCACGACCAGCGTCTTGCCGCGCTCGATGTCGAAGTGGAGCTCCTCGCCCTTCTGCAGCGGCGCGAGGAAGTGGCGCGTCGGGAGCACCGACACGTCGCCGTTCTTCGTGCGGAAGCGGCGGTACTCGCGGAAGACCTGGGGGTACATCGCGGCGCTCATCACGTCGTGATCGCGGATCGCGACGTCGCCGTGCTCTTCGACGAGCGACTTCTTGAGCGCGTCGAGATCGAGCGGCGCCAGCGTCGCGCCCGGGCGCTCGTCGATCGGCTTGCGACCGCGCAGCACCTTCGTTCGCAGCGGCTCGGGGAACCCGCCGTGGGGCTGACCGAGACGGCCCTCGAGGAACTCGACGACGCTGGTCGGGAACGAGAGCGTGTCCGCCTGCTCCTCGACCATCTTCGCGTCGAGATCGTTCTGCACCATGAACTGCGCGAGGTCGCCGACGACCTTGCTGCTCGGCGTGACCTTGATGATGTCGCCGAGCAGGTGGTTCGCCTCGCGATACGCGCGCTTGATCGAGGTCCAGCGATCGCCGAGCCCGTTCTGCTGCGCCTGGAAGAGCAGGTTGGTGTACTGCCCGCCCGGCATCTCGTGCTCGTAGAGATCGGGCGCGTAGCCGGTCTGTCCGCTCTCGAACGGCGCGTAGAGCGAGCGCGTCTGCTCCCAGTAGCCGTTGAGCTTGCGGATCGAGTCGGTGGTGAGCGAGGTGTCGCGCGTCGTGCCCGCGAGCGCCGCGACCACCGCGCTCATCGTCGGCTGGGAGGTGAGGCCGGCCATCGCGGGGAGCGCGAGATCGACCACGTCCGCATCGGCCTCGGCGCACGCGATCATCGACGCGACGCCGGTGCCCGCGGTGTCGTGCGTGTGCACGTGGATCGGCAGCTCGGGATACGCGCGGCGCAGCGCGCCGACGAGCATCGACGCGGCGCGCGGCTTGAGCAGGCCCGCCATGTCCTTGATCGACAGGACGTGGATGCCGAGCTTCACGAGCTCGCCCGCGAGGTCCACGTAGTATTGCAGCGAGTACTTCTTGCGCGTGGGATCGCTGACGTCGCCCGTGTAGCAGATCGCCGCCTCGATCACGCCGCCCGCACTGCCGACCGCGTCGATGCCGAGCTTCATGTTCTCGACGTAGTTGAGCGAGTCGAAGATGCGGAAGACGTCGACGCCCTTGTCCTTCGCCATCTTCGCGAAGGCGTGCACGACGTTGTCGGGATAGCTCGTGTAGCCGACCGCGTTCGCGCCGCGGAAGAGCATCTGGAACGGGATGTTCGGCACCGCGTCGCGCAGCCGCTCGAGGCGATCCCACGGGCACTCGTGGAGGAAGCGCAGCGACACGTCGAACGTCGCGCCGCCCCAGCACTCCAGCGAGAAGAGCGGCGCCATCAAGCGCGCGGTCGCGGGCGCGATCGCGAGCAGATCACGGGTGCGCACGCGCGTCGCGAGCAGCGACTGGTGCGCGTCGCGCCACGTGGTGTCGGTGACGAGCAGCCCGCGATGCTTGCGCACCGCCTTCGCGAACGCGGCGGGCCCGAGGTGCACGAGGATGTCGCGCCAGCCCTGCGGCGGCGGCGACTTCAGTGCGATCTCGGGCACGACCGGCTCGATGCGCGCGGGCGGCTGCGCGCCCATGCCCGGAATGCCGGGCCCGTTGACCACGACGTCGCCGAGGTAGTGCAGCAAGCGCTGACCGCGGTTCTTGCGCAGCGGGAAGTCGAAGAGCGCGCGCGTGTCGTCGACCCACGAGGTCCACACGTTCGCCGACTCGAAGTCGGGGTGGCGCAGCACGTTCGAGAGGAACGGGATGTTCGTGCTCACGCCGCGCACGCGGAACTCGGCGAGCGCGCGCGAGAGCTTGTGCACCGCCCCCTCGAAGGTGAGCGCGTGCGCGGTGCACTTCACGAGCATCGAGTCGTAGTCGGGGCTGATCTGCGCGCCCGCGTAGCCGCTGCCCGCGTCGAGCCGGATGCCCATGCCCTCGCCGGCGCGGAACACCTCGATGCGCCCGGTGTCGGGCTGGAAGCTCTTCCGCGGATCTTCGGTCGTGACGCGGCACTGGATCGCGACGCCGCGGATCGACACCGCGTCCTGCGAGAGCCCGAGGTCCGCGAACGTCGCGCCCCCCGCGATGCGGATCTGCGACTGCACGAGGTCGATGCCGGTCACTTCCTCGGTGACCGTGTGCTCGACCTGGATGCGCGGATTGACTTCGATGAAGTAGTGACGCCCCTCGCGATCGACGAGGAACTCGACGGTGCCCGCGTTGCGATATCCGGTCGCGCGCGCCAGCGCGACGGCGTCGCGGCACAGCGCCTCGCGCACGCCCGCCGGCAGGTTCTGCGCGGGCGCCATCTCGACGACCTTCTGGTGCCGTCGCTGCACGCTGCAGTCGCGCTCGAAGAGGTGGATCACCTCGCCCGCCGCGTCCGCGAGGATCTGCACCTCGACGTGGCGCGGCTTGTCGACGTAGCGCTCGATGAAGACCGTGCCGTCGCCGAACGCCGCGAGCGCCTCGCTCTGCGCGCGCGAGAACGACTCCGCGAGGTCCTCCTCGCGTCGCACCACGCGCATGCCGCGACCGCCGCCGCCCATCGCGGCCTTCACGATCACCGGGAACCCCGCGCGCCCGCAGAACTCGCGCGCCTGATCGAGCGTGCTCACCGGCCCGTCGGTGCCGGGCACCATCGAGACGCCGATCTCCTTCGCGAGCGAGCGCGCCGCGGTCTTGTCGCCGAAGCGCCGCAGCACCTCGGGCGAGGGGCCGACGAACGCGATGCCGGCCTCGCGGCACGCCTCGCTCAACCCCGCGTTCTCCGACAGGAAGCCGTAGCCCGGGTGGATGCCGTCGGCGCCGCACGCGAGCGCGACGTCGATGATCTCCTCGATGCCGAGGTAGGCCGCGACCGCGCTCTTGCCCTTGCCGACGAGGTACGCCTCGTCCGCCTTGTAGCGATGGAGGTGGACGCGATCCTGGTGCGAGTAGACCGCGACCGTCGGGATGCCGAGCTCGGTCGCGGCGCGGAACACGCGGATCGCGATCTCGCCGCGATTGGCGCAGAGCAGCTTGGTGATCGGTCTCGGTCGCCTGGTCGCCAGCTCGGTGGACACGCGCACGCCTCCCGCTCGGAGCCCGCATCCTGCGGCGAGTCTCCGCGCGGCGACGCTATATGGCGCAGTGCGTCATCACACAAGTCGATCGTGAGCGGATCTACGCCGGGCGACCGAGCGGCTCGCGGTAGGGCACGCCGCCCTCGGGCTCGCGCCGGTGTCGCGCGCGACCACGCATCATCGCGTCCACGCTGTACGGCCCGGGCCCGCGCAGCAGGAAGAACAGCGCGACGGTCGCCATGAGCAGCGGGTACTCGAACCCGCCCTCCTGCGCGAAGAACCCGTTGGGCAGGTGCACCGCGGTGATCGCGACGATCATCACCCCGAGCACGCCCAGCGCCGAGAGCGGCGTCAGCAGCCCGAGGGCGAGACCGATCCCGCCCCCGAGCTCGCCGACCACCGCGAGCACCGCGAGGACGTCGGCCCCGGGCACGCCCATCGACTCGACGGTGCCGCGCCACCCATCGAACCCCACGACCTTCTGCCAGCCGTGTGCGGCCATCGTCACGCCCGCGACCAGCCGGAGCAGCGTGAGCGCGACCGGATCGAGTCGCGTCCCGAGCCTTCGAGTGTCCATCTCGACCTCCACGCGCGCGGGCTGCAAGCGGCACGCCCCCGACGTTGCGCGAGGCAGCGGATCACACGAAGAGCCGGCAGAGCCACGCGTAGAGCCACCACTGCAGCTCCTTGCGTCGCTTGTAGCCGGGGATCTGCCCCCACGTCGCGAACGCCTCGTCGAGCGACTTCTTCGCCGCGCCCTCGTCCTTGATCGCGCGGAACGCGAGGGCGAGCTTCACGTGCCCCTCGATCGAGCTCGAGTTCGTCGACACGAAGCGCTCGTACGCGTCGATCGCCTCTTCGTGTCGCCCGAGCTTCCGCAGCGCATCACCGGCGACGAGATAGGGCTCGCCGAAGCGCACGCGCGGATCGATCTGCACCGACTTCACGAGCGGCTCGAGCGCCTTCTCGTAGTCGCGCCGCTTGAACTGCGCGAGCCCCGAGAGATAGAGCAGCTCCGCATCGTCCGGGAAGCGCCTGCGCGCCTCGTCGAGCAGCTCGAGCGCGCGCCCCGGGCGCAGCCGCTCGACGTAGACCATCGCGAGATCGCGGCGCGCCGTCACGTTCGCGGGGTTCGCCTCGATCTGCCGCCGCAGCGCCTGGATGCGCCCCATCGTGCGGAAGAGCACCCAGGGATCCGGGACGAAGCGCCGCAGCACGAAGAGCACCACGAGGCCCACGAGCAGCGGCGGGTACTGCACGAGGTACGTCAGCAGGATCCAGCCGAGGTAGTACGAGAAATATCCCATCGAGAGCTGCGGCTCATACGGCCCGCGCCCGCGCGATCATCCTCCGAACGCGCCAGAGCCGAACCCGCCCCGCCGATGCATGCTACCAGGGTGTCGTTGCGCGTGCGTGACGCCGATTCGTCCGAGCCTGCGTCCTCACGCGCCGTCGTGATCGCCCGCGTCCTCGTGCCCATCGCGCTCGCGGTGGTCGGGTACGCGGTGCTGATCTCGGAGCGCTGGGAGGTCGATCACGAGCTCCAGCTCGTCGCGCCCGATCGCGTGCGGCCCGGCGATCCGATCCCGCTTCGGGCGTTCGTGTTCGACGGCATCGAGGATCCCGACGGCGGCGAGCTCGTCCCCGCGAGTGTCGAGGTCGAGCTCCGCGACGGCGATCGTGTGCTCGCGCGAGCCACGCTCGACACGTCTCGCGCGCGCTCCTCCGAGGGCGCGTTGCCTCCTCCGGACGACGCTCCCGATCGCCGGCTCGCACTGTTCGCGTCGGCGCGCGACGACGACGGCGATCTCCTCGCGACCGTCACGCGTCCGCTCACGATCGAGCCCGGCGCGCCGCCCGCACCACTCCGCGGCCGCGTCGGCCTCCCTCTGCAGCAGATCGACGTCGGGCCGGTGATCGCGGAGGCCACCGGCATCCCGCTGCCGCCCCTCGACGTGCGCGTCGCGGGCGGCGCGTGCGTGCCCGAGGAGCGCTGCGCGTTGTGGGTCGACGCGGGCGACGCGGACGCGATCACGATCGAGGAGACGCCCGCCGCGTCGGTCGGCGAGCGCAGCACGCGCGACGGAGCATTGGTGCGCCTCGTCGTCGTCCCGCACGGGCCCGAGGCATCGATCGAGCTCGTCGCATCGCAGCTGGGACAGCCGCTCGCGCGTCGCACGGTGCGCCTGCCCATCGCGCTCGCGACTCCGTGGATCGACGTGCCCCGCGTGGTCTCCTCGGTGCCGATCCCGATCGAGGCGCGCCCTCCGGTGGGCCGCGAAGTGCTCCTCGCCGATCTCTTCTACGAAGGCCGGTGGATCGCGACCGCGACCCTCGATCCCGCCCACCCCGAGCTCCCCTTCGACGTCGGCCCCGGTCTGTATCGCGTCGAGGTCCGCTCCGATCCCTTCGGCGGAGAGCGCGCCGCAGCGCGATACGTCCTGGTCGCGCCCGAGGGCTCCGGTCTCGCGCTCGACGACACACGCGAGCTGCTGCGCCGCGAGGACGTCGAGCTCACCGATCGTGAAGGCACCGAGCCGCGGCTCCTGCTCGCGGGCGCCGAAGAAGAAGTCCGCACCTTGCCCAGCGCGATCTCCGGGCTCGAGGACGATCGCCGCATGGTCGCGGAGCGCCGGCGTCGCCTGCACTTCGTGGCAGGGCTCGCGCTCGGGCTCGGGATCGCGGTGCTCGCGATGTCTCTCCTGCGACGCGGTCTGTTCGCGGCCGCCGAGGCCCGCGAAGTGATGCACGAGGCAGGAGATCCCGAGGCGCGGAGCGTCCGTGTGCGCGCTCGCAACACCGCGGCGGTCATCGCGATCGTGGGCGCGGTGGCGGTCGCGCTGCTCGCCGGTGCGGCACTGATCCTCGCTCGCGCGGCGCTGGTCACCGGCTGAGCTCGGAGCCCCGGATCCGACCGAATAGCACGGGGGTTCCCCGCGTTGCGCCCCCACGACCGGCGCCTTAGTCTGCCCCGCCTACCTTCTCGGCGGGGCTATTCGCTCGCCCACTACCGCGTCTTCCCTCCGCGCCCGAGGCCTCTCTCGAATGCTGCAGGACATCCTCAAGAAGCTCTTCGGCACCAACCACGAGCGGCAGATCCGCAAGATCCAGCCGCGCGTGGCCGCGATCAACGCGCTCGAGCCGGAGATCAAGAAGCTCTCGGACGCGCAGCTGAAGGCCAAGACCGCCGAGCTCAAGCAGAAGCTCGACAACGGCGCGACCCTCGACGACGTCCTCTTCGAAGCGTTCGCCACCGCGCGCGAGGCCGGTCGCCGCGTCCTCGGCATGCGTCACTACGACGTGCAGCTGATCGGCGGCATGGTCCTGCACGACGGCAAGATCGCCGAGATGAAGACCGGCGAGGGCAAGACGCTGGTCGCGACGCTTCCTTGCTACCTCAACGCGCTCTCGGGCAAGGGCGTCCACGTCGTCACCGTCAACGACTACCTCGCCAAGCGCGACGCCGAGTGGATGGGCCGCCTCTACAACTGGCTCGGCCTCTCGTACGGCGTCGTCATCCCGTCGCAGAGCGATCAGGCGAAGAAGAACGCGTATCGCGCAGACATCACGTACGGCCAGAACAACGAGTTCGGCTTCGACTATCTGCGCGACAACATGAAGTTCAGCATCTACGACTACGCGCAACGCGAGCTGAACTTCGCGATCGTCGACGAGGTCGACTCCATCCTCGTCGACGAGGCGCGCACCCCGCTGATCATCAGCGGTCAGGGCGAGGTCGCGAGCGACAAGTACCTGCGTATCGCGCGCATCATGCCGCGCCTCCGCAAGGACGAGCACTACGTCGTCGACGAGAAGTTCCACAACGCGACGTTCACCGAAGAAGGCATCGAGCGCGCGCAGCAGCTCCTCGTCGAAGCCGGGATCATGAAGAGCGAGAACCTCTTCGATCCGGTCAACCTCGAGACGCTGCACATCCTGAACAAGTCGCTCATCGCGCACACGCTCTACAAGCGCGACCAGCACTACATGGTCACGGCCGATCAGAAGGTCGTGATCGTCGACGAGTTCACCGGCCGCGTGCTCGCGGGACGCCGCTGGTCCGACGGCCTGCACCAGGCGGTCGAGGCCAAGGAAGGCGTTCCGATCCAGGCCGAGAACCGCACGCTCGCGACCATCTCGTTCCAGAACTACTTCCGCCTCTACAAGAAGATCGCCGGCATGACCGGCACCGCCGACACCGAGGCCGAGGAGTTCCACAAGATCTACAAGCTGGACGTCACCGTCATCCCGACGAACCGGCAGATCCAGCGAAGCGATCAGGACGACCTCGTCTTCAAGACCGAGCGCGAGAAGTTCAAGGCGGTCTACGAGGACATCGTCGAGTGCCACAAGGCGGGCCAGCCGGTGCTCGTCGGCACCACGAGCGTCGAGAAGAGCGAAGCGCTCCACCGCATGCTCGCGAAGGCCGAGATCCCCCACAACGTGCTGAACGCGAAGCAGCACGAGCGCGAGGCGTACGTCGTCGCGCAGGCGGGCCGGAAGGGCGCGATCACGATCGCGACGAACATGGCCGGCCGCGGCACCGACATCTTGCTGGGCGGCAACCCCGAGATGCTCGCGAAGTACCGCGTGATGGATCGCGCGAACGCCGAGGGGAACGTCGAGCTGCTCCAGACCCGCGAGCTCTTCGAGGCCGCGGTGAAGGAAGAGCAGACGCGGCTCGAGGCCGAGTGCGCGCAGGAGCGCAAGGACGTCCTCGCAGCCGGTGGCCTCCAGATCGTCGGCACCGAGCGCCACGAGTCGCGCCGCATCGACAACCAGCTGCGCGGTCGTGCGGGCCGTCAGGGCGACCCCGGCGCGTCACGCTTCTATCTGTCGCTCGAAGACGACCTCATGCGCATCTTCGCCGGTGAGCGCATCCAGGCGATGATGACGACGCTCGGGATGGAGGAGGGCGTCCCGATCGAGCACAAGTGGGTGACGAACGCCGTCGCCAACGCGCAGAAGAAGGTCGAGGAGCGGAACTTCGACATCCGCAAGAACCTCCTCGAGTACGACGACGTGATGAACCAGCAGCGCAAGAGCATCTACGCGCTGCGCCGTCAGGTCCTCGAGGGTCAGTACCGCACCGTCCCGACCGAGGACGAGATCAAGAAGGGCGTGAAGCCCGAGCCGATCGTCAAGGAGATCGACGAGGAGCTCCAGAAGCGCGCGAAGCCGGTGCTCGAGCGCATGGTGAAGGTGCACGGCGCGAAGGCGATCCCGCCCCAGCCGCCGGCGCGCCCCCAGCCGCCGCCGCGCAACGCGACGCCCGAGCAGCTCAACGCGTTCAACGACGTCGTGCGGGTGTACGACGCCGCCGCGCGCGAGTGGCAGGAGTCGATGCGCCTCTGGCAGGAGAGCGCGCTCGCCGAGAACGTCGCCGACCTCGACGAGGTGCGCTGGCAGGCGCTCGAGCGGAACATCTACGACGTCTTCGGCTGCCGCGTTCACATCGAGAAGATCGCGAAGAAGCCGAAGCTCGTGCTCGAGACGATCGAGAAGGAAGTCGGCATGTCGCTGAGCGAGCAGCGCGAGCGCATGCTCGACCTCGTCGACGACATCGTCGGCAAGCTCGTCGAACGCACGTGTCCTCCCAACAAGCACGCGGAGGACTGGGACTTCGACGGGCTGCGCAAGTCGTACGAGGAGACGTTCGGGCTCAAGGCGGGCGTCGTCGAGAAGTTCCACGACGTCGAGGACCTCGCGGAGCGTCTCTACAAGGACGGCGAGGCCGTGCTCCTCAAGAAGGAGAAGGAGATCGGCCCCGAGAACCTGCTCGCGGCGTTCCGCAACTTCTACCTCCGCGAGATCGATCGTCAGTGGCTCGACCACCTGACGAACATGGACCAGCTGCGCGACGGCATCGGCCTGCGCGGCTACGGCCAGCGCGATCCGAAGAAGGAGTACAAGAAGGAGGGCTACGACCTCTTCGTCGGCATGACCGAGAGCATCAAGGCGCAGGTCGCGTACTCGATGTTCCGCATCCAGGTCATGCGGGAGGAGGACGTGCGCCGCCTCGAGGAGCAGCGCCGCCGCGAGGTCGAGGCCCAGCAGCGCCGCATCATGGAGCAGCACATCGCGGCCGCTGCGACGAACGCGGGCGCGGGCGCGCAGCCGGTCGCGAGCTCGAGCGGGATCGGCGCGGCGCGCGGTGGTGCGCGTGCGGCAGCGGCGGGTGTGCCCGCAGCGGCGGCGCGTGGCGGTCGCACCCACGTGCCGGCGCAGCAGGCGGCGGCGGCGGCCGCGGCGCCGAAGGTCGAGACGGTGCGTCGCGACAAGCCGAAGGTCGGCCGTAACGACCCCTGCTACTGCGGCAGCGGCAAGAAGTACAAGAACTGCCACATGCGCACCGACCAGCAGAGCGAAGGTGCGCTCGACGCCGTCGCCCCCGAGGCGAAGAGCGTCGACGAAGCGCAGGGCTGAGCTCAGCGGCTCGCGCCGACCACGAGGCGCGGCCAGGCGGCGAGCACGACGACGACGCAGGCGCGCCCTGCGTCGTCGGTCGCGATGCCCGCGCCGGCGTCGGTGAAACGGCGATCGACGAGCGCGCTCCGGTGCGAGGGGCTCCGGGTGAGCGCGAGGAACGCGCCCGCCACGTCGGCGCCGCGCGCGATCACCTCGCCGACGTGGCGCGCCTCGATCCCGCGCTCGCGCGCCCGAGCCCGCGGATCGCGCCCCCGCTCGAGCTCGTGGGCCGCGCGTCTCGCCTGGCACACCGCTTCGGCGTGTGCCTGCGCGACCGACGCGAGCACGCGATGCGGGCGCAGCGGAGACACCTGCGCCTGGGTGCGCAGTGCCTCGATTCGCGCGTCGAGCGGCTCGTCATCCCCCGACACTCGGCGCCGCGTGTCCTCCTCGCCGCCGATCCGGCGCTCGGCGACCGGACGCGGCCCGTCCGGCCCCCGCGCGACCAGCTGCACGCGCACCGGCCGCTGGAGATCCGAGGGCACGTCGGCGCGCCCCTCGAAGGGCTCCACCCGCTCGACGTTCCCGTGGGGATCTTCGACGAACACCATCGGATCCGCGAACCCTGGGCCGAGCTCGATGCGGAAGCGCTCGTTCCCCTCGTCGACCAGCCGACCCGCGCGCGGCGCCGCGATCACGAGCCAGCGCTCGTCGCGCCGCGCTTCGCCGCAGACCACCGGCGCGCGCAACCGCTCGCCGAGCCGTTCCAGCCAGGGCCCGACGCGACCCTCGTCGCCGTCGTGGATCGCGAGCGCATGCACCGTCGGCGCATCCGAGCCCGCGTCGCGCGCCGCTGCGAGCAGCTCTGCGCCGGTCGGATCGCCACCGTGCATCAGCACCGACGCCGCGGCTTCCGCGAGCACGTCGTCCTCGCAGCGCTGCGCGCTGGCGAGAGCAGGAGCCGCGAGCATCACGACGATCGAGCAGGCGAGGGCGGCGCGCATCCGTCGATGCTCGTCCGGTGTCGAGCCCCACGCCAGAAAAGCGCTCTAGCCGTCGCCCTTCGCGCGCCCGCTCTCGCGTCCGAGGCCTGGCGTGGTCGCCCAGACCTGCATCCAGCCGACCGCCGCGACCGCGGCGAAGAGCGGCGTGGTCGCCGCGCCCACCGCGCTCCACGCGGGGCCGGCGACGCTCGACACGATGCCGTCGAGCGCGCTCCACCCGAGCACCACCCACGGCCACACGCGGCACCCGCTGTCGCTCGAATCGTCGACGAACCCGAGCAGCGAGAGCGCGAGCACGACGAGCATCAGCGCGCGCACCGCCGGCCCGAGCCACGCCACGACGTCGCTGCTGCGCACGACCATCGCGTCGAGCCCACCGTCGAGGATCAGCCACGACGCGCTCACCGCGATGCCCACGCCCATCGCGACCCGCGCGAAGCGCGAGCCCCGGTTCTGCCAGCGCAGCAGCTGCGCGGCCGCGAGCAGCGTGGTGCCCATCGTCGCGAGCCCCTCGACGCCGTCGGGCCCGCTGCGCGCCATCGTCGCCACCACGAGCCCGACCGATGCGAGCACCGCGAACGCCCCGGCCCGCATCGCGAACCGGAGCGGCGCGATCGCCGCGAGCCCCATCGCCGCGCCCAGCCCCGCGAGCCCGAGGTGGATCGTCTCTCCGGCGCCGAGCGTCATCGCGGCCGTGACCACTCCGGCCCCGGCGACCAGCGCCAGCGCGCGCGATGTCCACGCCATCGGCTCGGCGGCCGGCCGCTCGCGCAGCAGCTCCGACGCGAGCCACTGCGGCGGCCCCACCGGCGCGCTCTGCGCCCGCATCCCCGAGCTCGACGCGCTCGCGCTCTGGACGGGCGTGGCATCCGCCGCCCGCGTGGGGAACGCCACCACCCGCGCCGCCGGCCGCGCCGGCTCGTCGCTCCGGTCCTGCTCTTCTTCCGCCGCCGTGGCGATCGCGAGCCCGCGAGCACGACCTCGCGCTGCCGCTTCCCCGCGCATCCGCCGCACCGGGCGCGACGCCTCGCGCGCGGCCGCCGCGGCCGGCTCGGGCTCGGGGCTCGCCTCCTGCTCGCGCGAGATCTTCCGGATCCGCCGGGTGTCGGGATCCCCGGTGCTGCGCAGCGGCGAGGGCGGCGGCTCGCTCTCGATCTCGCTCGTGCTCGCCCACGTCCCCGCGGGCACCGGCGGGGGCTCGTCCGACTCGGCGGCGTCGCGCGGCGGCGGCTCGGACTCCACCGGCACGCGCAGAGCCCCGCAGGAGGGACATCGCTCGTCCCCCACGCTCAACGAGGCGCGGCACTGCGTGCACGTCTCCATCGGGTCGCGGTGCCCTCTCTCGGGTCGCTCATGTTACCCGCTTCCGCGTCGCGCTCCCAGCGGTCCCGTTGATGCCCCTGAACGGTGACGTTCGCTGAGCCCACCGCCTCGCCGCGCTGCGCGTTACCATCGCGCCCGCATGCGAACGCTCCGCGACCTCCGCGCCCACGCCGACGCTCGCCTCCTCGCCGGCGATGCCCACGCCGCGCTCCACGCGTACTGCGCGCTGGTGCAGCTGCAGCCCGTCGATCTCGACGCCCGGCTTCGCGTCGCCGACAGCCTCCTGGCGCTCGGGGAGGTACAGCGCGCCGCCGTCGTCTACACCGCGCTCG is a window encoding:
- a CDS encoding tetratricopeptide repeat protein, with the translated sequence MGYFSYYLGWILLTYLVQYPPLLVGLVVLFVLRRFVPDPWVLFRTMGRIQALRRQIEANPANVTARRDLAMVYVERLRPGRALELLDEARRRFPDDAELLYLSGLAQFKRRDYEKALEPLVKSVQIDPRVRFGEPYLVAGDALRKLGRHEEAIDAYERFVSTNSSSIEGHVKLALAFRAIKDEGAAKKSLDEAFATWGQIPGYKRRKELQWWLYAWLCRLFV
- a CDS encoding DoxX family protein, whose product is MDTRRLGTRLDPVALTLLRLVAGVTMAAHGWQKVVGFDGWRGTVESMGVPGADVLAVLAVVGELGGGIGLALGLLTPLSALGVLGVMIVAITAVHLPNGFFAQEGGFEYPLLMATVALFFLLRGPGPYSVDAMMRGRARHRREPEGGVPYREPLGRPA
- a CDS encoding matrixin family metalloprotease: MSRLRVLAAMLLMACDPGPAPASIGLTCAMLDEAPTLVDLDLRFATADDARDYLEHGSGETPREHLIVATDGPSIATLPLEVRDDLTYCVSDELGASRDAVIAATERAAAMWASVADVRFRFVTPARCAERGVDAHLVIIPECGASRVVANAMLPWRSGREGQELAINTCYWDHDAIIASEDALARTLLHELGHVLGLVHAWNTADYVGPCECASSTSFLALAPYDPASIMNYPDCGATWSLFDPPALSDADRAGAEELYCAPGAGPPPCD
- the pyc gene encoding pyruvate carboxylase, which produces MSTELATRRPRPITKLLCANRGEIAIRVFRAATELGIPTVAVYSHQDRVHLHRYKADEAYLVGKGKSAVAAYLGIEEIIDVALACGADGIHPGYGFLSENAGLSEACREAGIAFVGPSPEVLRRFGDKTAARSLAKEIGVSMVPGTDGPVSTLDQAREFCGRAGFPVIVKAAMGGGGRGMRVVRREEDLAESFSRAQSEALAAFGDGTVFIERYVDKPRHVEVQILADAAGEVIHLFERDCSVQRRHQKVVEMAPAQNLPAGVREALCRDAVALARATGYRNAGTVEFLVDREGRHYFIEVNPRIQVEHTVTEEVTGIDLVQSQIRIAGGATFADLGLSQDAVSIRGVAIQCRVTTEDPRKSFQPDTGRIEVFRAGEGMGIRLDAGSGYAGAQISPDYDSMLVKCTAHALTFEGAVHKLSRALAEFRVRGVSTNIPFLSNVLRHPDFESANVWTSWVDDTRALFDFPLRKNRGQRLLHYLGDVVVNGPGIPGMGAQPPARIEPVVPEIALKSPPPQGWRDILVHLGPAAFAKAVRKHRGLLVTDTTWRDAHQSLLATRVRTRDLLAIAPATARLMAPLFSLECWGGATFDVSLRFLHECPWDRLERLRDAVPNIPFQMLFRGANAVGYTSYPDNVVHAFAKMAKDKGVDVFRIFDSLNYVENMKLGIDAVGSAGGVIEAAICYTGDVSDPTRKKYSLQYYVDLAGELVKLGIHVLSIKDMAGLLKPRAASMLVGALRRAYPELPIHVHTHDTAGTGVASMIACAEADADVVDLALPAMAGLTSQPTMSAVVAALAGTTRDTSLTTDSIRKLNGYWEQTRSLYAPFESGQTGYAPDLYEHEMPGGQYTNLLFQAQQNGLGDRWTSIKRAYREANHLLGDIIKVTPSSKVVGDLAQFMVQNDLDAKMVEEQADTLSFPTSVVEFLEGRLGQPHGGFPEPLRTKVLRGRKPIDERPGATLAPLDLDALKKSLVEEHGDVAIRDHDVMSAAMYPQVFREYRRFRTKNGDVSVLPTRHFLAPLQKGEELHFDIERGKTLVVVLRAVGELDDEGNRRVFFELNGQPRAISVVDRSAKTATKQRERASTSDPGSVGAPMPGSVVDVRVTAGAKIAKGDPLVVLSAMKMETVVASPVSGVVKRVAVAKDDALKAGDLLVEVQVVEAAVAQA